A single region of the Raphanus sativus cultivar WK10039 chromosome 1, ASM80110v3, whole genome shotgun sequence genome encodes:
- the LOC108805726 gene encoding glutathione S-transferase Z1, whose product MLFLASNSFCKNDIVFVFSSLCLTVCVVGIENEYIGVNPLKRDEFLKVNPMGAVPALVDGDVVVSDFFAIIMYLDEKYPDPPLLPPDLHKRAVNYQRVLSCLAYSLIKIRLLLCILRRRPTLRRKLLGSITLYLWEKDYAEG is encoded by the exons ATGCTCTTTTTGGCATCTAACTCATTTTGCAAAAACGATATAGTGTTTGTCTTTTCATCTCTTTGTTTGACTGTGTGTGTTGTAGGGATTGAAAATGAGTACATAGGAGTGAATCCGCTCAAGAGAGATGAGTTCTTGAAGGTGAATCCAATGGGTGCTGTACCAGCTCTGGTTGATGGAGACGTTgtggtttctgatttttttgcCATCATAATG TATCTAGATGAGAAGTATCCTGACCCACCTCTCTTACCTCCTGACCTCCACAAACGTGCTGTGAACTACCAG CGAGTATTGTCTTGTCTGGCATACAGCCTTATCAAAATACGCCTGTTGCT atgtaTATTGAGGAGAAGACCAACTCTGAGGAGAAAACTGCTTGGGTCAATAACTCTCTATCTATGGGAAAAAG ATTATGCTGAAGGTTGA
- the LOC108840858 gene encoding V-type proton ATPase catalytic subunit A has protein sequence MTFKESEYGYARKVSGPVVVADGMAGAAMYELSSRTFLSILASTLKLLSSSEEIVSGDNSKIIPCLWISRMERPTVGI, from the exons ATGACCTTTAAGGAGAGCGAGTATGGTTACGCTCGCAAG GTTTCAGGACCTGTCGTTGTTGCGGATGGTATGGCTGGTGCTGCTATGTATGAGTTATCTTCAAGAACGTTCCTTTCAATCCTGGCTTCTACTCTGaagcttctttcttcttcag AGGAGATAGTTAGTGGAGATAACTCCAAGATCATCCCATG CTTGTGGATCTCAAGAATGGAGAGACCTACAGTGGGCATTTAG
- the LOC130508012 gene encoding B3 domain-containing transcription factor NGA3, with protein sequence MDLSLAPSSSDQEQDKDQELASNIGASTSSGTANNSNFPMMMIPPPEKEHMFDKVVTPSDVGKLNRLVIPKQHAERYFPLDSTNNQNGTLLNFQDRNGKMWRFRYSYWNSSQSYVMTKGWSRFVKEKKLDAGDIVSFQRGVGDEAQRSKLYIDWRHRPDMSLVQTHQFGNYGFNFNFPTTSQYSNRFHPLPEYNSVPIHRSLNIGNHQRSYYNNQRQEFVGYGYGNLAYYTGSPLDQRSIVGSEPLVIESVPVVPGRLPPVMLPPPLPPPPSTAGKRLRLFGVNMECGNDYDQHEESLLVRRGEMGASSSSSALRFNLPNDHDDDGDDDQFAKKGKSSFSLDFSP encoded by the coding sequence ATGGATCTATCCCTGGCTCCATCAAGTTCCGACCAAGAACAAGACAAAGACCAAGAGTTAGCCTCCAACATCGGAGCAAGCACTAGCTCAGGCACCGCAAACAACAGCAACTTTCCGATGATGATGATCCCGCCGCCGGAAAAAGAACACATGTTCGACAAAGTGGTAACACCAAGCGATGTTGGAAAACTCAACCGACTAGTAATCCCTAAACAACACGCGGAGAGGTATTTTCCACTAGACTCAACAAACAACCAAAACGGCACGCTGTTGAACTTCCAAGACAGAAACGGCAAGATGTGGAGGTTTCGTTACTCGTACTGGAACTCAAGCCAGAGCTACGTGATGACCAAAGGATGGAGCCGTTTCGTGAAAGAGAAAAAGCTCGACGCTGGAGACATCGTCTCTTTCCAACGAGGTGTTGGAGATGAGGCCCAAAGATCTAAACTCTACATCGATTGGAGGCACAGACCGGACATGAGCCTAGTTCAAACACATCAGTTTGGTAACTAcggtttcaatttcaattttccGACAACTTCTCAATATTCCAACAGATTTCATCCGTTGCCGGAATATAACTCCGTTCCTATTCATCGGAGCTTGAACATCGGAAACCACCAACGTTCGTATTATAACAATCAGCGTCAAGAGTTTGTAGGGTATGGTTATGGGAATTTAGCTTACTACACGGGATCACCGTTGGATCAGAGAAGCATTGTTGGATCAGAGCCGTTGGTCATAGAGTCAGTCCCTGTGGTTCCCGGGAGATTACCTCCGGTGATGTTGCCGCCTCCGCTACCTCCGCCTCCTTCTACGGCCGGAAAGAGATTAAGGCTCTTTGGGGTGAATATGGAATGTGGTAACGACTATGATCAACATGAAGAGTCTTTGTTGGTGCGACGTGGCGAAATgggtgcttcttcttcttcttcagctctCAGATTCAATTTACCGAatgatcatgatgatgatggtgatgatgatcaGTTTGCTAAGAAAGGAAAGTCTTCGTTTTCTCTAGATTTCAGTCCATGA
- the LOC108838736 gene encoding protein ARV 1: protein MAESEYRCVGCGFRVKSLFIQYSPGNIRLMKCGNCKEVADEYIECERMIIFIDLVLHRPKVYRHVLFNEINQETVNIQHLLWKLVFAYILLDSYRSLLLGRTNEQTSLVLITVKVLIDVLSTNFAFLCSFALAAKSLLNEVSRKREILLGILISSYFKIFLLAMLVWEFPVTVIFIIDILVLTSNSMALKVMTESTTSKCIAVCLIAHTVRFLVAQVFEPTTFFTQFGSLVYLSSLFRIL, encoded by the exons ATGGCGGAGAGTGAATACAGATGCGTGGGATGTGGGTTTAGGGTTAAGTCATTGTTCATTCAATACTCTCCGGGCAACATTCGTCTGATGAAATGC GGAAACTGCAAGGAAGTAGCAGACGAATACATCGAGTGTGAACGCATG ATTATTTTCATTGATTTAGTTCTCCACAGACCCAAAGTATATAGGCACGTCCTCTTCAATGAAATCAATCAAGAAACCGTTAATATTCAG CATCTGTTGTGGAAGTTGGTCTTCGCGTATATTCTTCTAGATTCGT ATAGAAGCTTGCTACTGGGAAGAACTAATGAGCAAACGAGCTTGGTTCTGATAACTGTGAAG GTTCTAATCGACGTCCTGTCTACAAATTTTGCATTTCTCTGCTCTTTTGCCCTTGCTGCTAAGAGTTTGCTAAATGAAGTTTCCAG AAAAAGGGAGATTCTTTTGGGGATATTAATTTCAAGTTACTTCAAGATCTTTCTGCTAGCGATGCTG GTATGGGAGTTCCCAGTGACAGTGATCTTCATTATAGATATACTTGTCCTAACATCCAACTCCATGGCTCTTAAAG TGATGACTGAGTCAACCACGAGCAAATGCATAGCTGTATGCTTAATCGCGCACACAGTTAGATTCTTGGTAGCCCAGGTCTTTGAGCCAACAACATTCTTCACACAGTTTGGGTCTCTTGTATATCTGTCTTCTTTGTTCAGAATCCTATGA
- the LOC108809640 gene encoding NAC domain-containing protein 1 has product MGEKPGFEFRPYDEELVGYYLRHKILGNDSLVDGVIKEIKICSFDPWDLRFQSKIKSRDVVWYFLSRREENVGSRQSRRTPSGFWKLTGDPVDVNDRWGHLSGFRGKIGYKRVLTFGKGKSSSSKSDWVMHELHYTLLPEHKRTYVICRLEYKGDDMNILSANPTYPIPTFAPTMANSASSVVDQSSNGNSGYYNTLSEYDSAYQGHQFNGNYETQPSFQGYTEYLNSTSEYDLANGSHWFSNLQQQAPYSAPYQDDSDLWKQVVQENWTSLVDERTYMREDSSHYRPKTPVTGIFPDDSSDDDDTDSTIGRDTWSSTDSVGSKDVQYHTPKDDTPSLSSVVPLHNPEPQEQPKHLELQLQGKEKKSECEWKMAEDSTKKVPSTTAVKQSWIVLEEMSQRNSRWIHLKNMIIGFLLFLSIIGWIILVG; this is encoded by the exons ATGGGGGAGAAGCCAGGTTTTGAATTCCGTCCGTACGACGAAGAGCTCGTTGGTTACTATCTCCGTCACAAAATTCTGGGAAACGATAGTCTCGTCGACGGAGTCATCAAAGAGATCAAAATCTGCAGCTTCGATCCTTGGGACTTGCGCT TTCAATCGAAGATAAAATCGAGAGATGTTGTTTGGTACTTCCTGTCCCGTAGAGAAGAGAACGTGGGGAGTCGACAGAGCAGGAGGACGCCTTCAGGGTTCTGGAAACTCACCGGAGATCCCGTTGATGTCAACGATCGGTGGGGACACCTGTCTGGATTTCGAGGTAAGATTGGTTATAAGAGGGTTTTAACGTTCGGCAAAGGGAAAAGCAGCAGCTCCAAATCAGACTGGGTGATGCACGAGCTTCACTACACCCTCTTGCCTGAACACAAG AGGACCTATGTCATCTGCAGATTGGAATATAAGGGTGACGACATGAATATTCTTTCTGCTAACCCAACATATCCCATTCCTACTTTTGCTCCCACTATGGCCAATAGTGCCAGCTCTGTG gTGGACCAATCATCTAACGGGAATTCAGGATATTACAACACTTTGTCCGAGTATGATTCAGCGTATCAGGGACATCAGTTTAACGGAAACTATGAAACGCAGCCATCATTTCAAGGATATACAGAATATTTAAACTCTACCTCGGAGTATGATTTAGCTAATGGAAGCCACTGGTTTAGCAACCTACAACAACAAGCTCCTTACTCTGCCCCATATCAAGATGATTCTGATTTGTGGAAGCAGGTTGTTCAAGAAAACTGGACCTCTTTGGTCGATGAAAGGACATACATGCGAGAAGATTCCAGCCATTACCGTCCTAAAACTCCTGTCACTGGGATTTTTCCTGATGATAgcagtgatgatgatgacacTGACTCAACG ATTGGGAGAGACACTTGGAGCTCGACCGATAGTGTTGGTAGTAAAGATGTACAATACCATACTCCTAAAGATGATACTCCATCATTGAGTTCTGTTGTGCCTTTGCACAATCCTGAGCCACAAGAGCAGCCAAAGCACCTCGAGTTGCAGTTGCAGGGCAAAGAAAAG AAAAGCGAATGCGAGTGGAAAATGGCGGAAGACTCGACCAAGAAGGTTCCATCAACCACTGCAGTGAAGCAGAGCTGGATTGTTCTAGAGGAGATGAGTCAGAGGAATTCACGGTGGATCCATCTCAAGAACATGATCATTGGCTTCTTATTGTTCCTCTCCATCATTGGTTGGATCATTCTGGTCGGTTAG